In Candidatus Nezhaarchaeota archaeon, a genomic segment contains:
- a CDS encoding 4Fe-4S binding protein, producing MTKANPSWRELPIAAVILEPGNISESKTGEWRTGLKPVKDQAKCKNCYLCWVFCPDISISIENDTTAIDYYHCKGCGICSKVCPYKAITMEEERW from the coding sequence TTGACTAAGGCCAACCCCTCCTGGAGAGAGCTGCCGATAGCTGCGGTAATACTTGAGCCAGGCAACATCTCTGAGTCTAAGACGGGCGAGTGGAGGACGGGGCTGAAGCCGGTCAAGGACCAGGCTAAGTGCAAGAACTGCTACCTCTGCTGGGTGTTCTGCCCAGACATATCGATATCGATCGAGAACGACACGACGGCGATAGACTACTACCACTGTAAGGGGTGTGGGATATGCTCTAAGGTTTGCCCGTACAAGGCGATAACGATGGAGGAGGAGAGGTGGTGA
- a CDS encoding 2-oxoacid:acceptor oxidoreductase family protein, with protein MLLEVRWHGRGGQGAVTAAEILAQAAIEEGLHAQAMPSFGPERRGAPVQAFNRISDKPIRTRGVVKRPDVVIVIDEGLVALKEVLEGMKEGSKLVTCSSKPAKEVKRMLGLQGPVASVDAIRIALETLGASITNTPMLGAFVKAVGIVSLGAVVSKVEERFGAKLGPKNAEAVRRAYEATEVA; from the coding sequence ATGTTATTAGAGGTCAGATGGCACGGCAGGGGTGGCCAAGGAGCAGTGACGGCCGCGGAGATACTTGCCCAAGCAGCCATAGAGGAGGGGCTCCACGCCCAGGCAATGCCGTCCTTCGGGCCTGAGCGAAGAGGGGCCCCCGTCCAGGCATTCAACAGGATTAGCGACAAGCCCATTAGGACGAGGGGGGTGGTAAAGAGGCCGGACGTGGTCATAGTCATAGACGAGGGGCTCGTGGCCCTCAAGGAGGTGCTCGAAGGAATGAAGGAGGGGTCCAAGCTAGTAACGTGTAGCTCGAAGCCGGCCAAGGAAGTAAAGAGGATGCTAGGGCTTCAAGGCCCCGTGGCCTCGGTCGACGCCATAAGGATAGCCCTTGAGACGCTGGGCGCCTCGATAACGAACACCCCCATGCTCGGGGCCTTCGTTAAGGCCGTCGGCATCGTCAGCCTAGGCGCGGTGGTCAGTAAGGTAGAGGAGCGCTTTGGAGCTAAGCTAGGCCCTAAGAACGCGGAGGCCGTAAGGAGGGCTTACGAGGCCACTGAGGTGGCTTAG
- a CDS encoding 2-isopropylmalate synthase, whose amino-acid sequence MEQRVYLGPYTEELIPELKLGRIRIFDTTLREGEQTPGVAFRFEEKLSIAQRLDELGVDTIEAGFPASSEGEFRSVKGVANLGLRAEVCGLARATKEDVDACLKADLKCIHTFIGTSPWHLKYKLGISEEEALKRAVEIVSYVKDHGCTCEFSCEDATRTPFDFLVKVYRGVEAAGVDRINVPDTVGVMCPEAMKNLISRLRRHVRVPISVHCHNDLGLATANSLAAAVAGARQVQVTVNGLGERAGHASLEQVVVGLELLYGGSTGIKKELITEVSRLVEKYSLVFNPPNYPIVGRNAFAHRSGIHVHGVIEEPACYEPFDPGLVGQARRIVFGKHSGKHGVRSFLEGLGIKVTEEQLSEIVVKIRELGEVKKALMDEDVFAIAEAVVGGIPEGEKLLKLKELIVVTGSNVTPTASVTIEAEGRELRAAEIGVGPVDASARAIEKAIGAIGHYVLEEFKVEAITGGTDSLASVEISIKDRYNNRFRAKAVDDDIVMASVSALMDAINKAMLYEKLRAKSSLQT is encoded by the coding sequence CAGACGCCAGGGGTCGCGTTTAGGTTTGAGGAGAAGCTGTCTATTGCCCAGCGCCTAGACGAGCTCGGAGTAGACACCATAGAGGCAGGCTTCCCCGCTAGCTCTGAGGGGGAGTTCCGGTCCGTTAAGGGGGTCGCTAACTTAGGATTGAGGGCCGAGGTCTGCGGGCTCGCTAGAGCTACTAAGGAGGACGTAGACGCCTGTCTAAAGGCAGATTTAAAGTGCATCCACACCTTCATAGGCACGTCCCCGTGGCACCTCAAGTACAAGCTCGGGATAAGCGAGGAAGAAGCGTTAAAGAGAGCAGTGGAGATAGTGAGCTACGTAAAGGACCACGGGTGTACTTGCGAGTTCTCGTGTGAAGATGCCACCCGTACCCCCTTCGACTTCTTGGTCAAAGTGTACAGGGGCGTGGAGGCAGCGGGCGTAGATAGGATCAACGTCCCGGACACCGTGGGGGTCATGTGCCCGGAGGCGATGAAGAACTTAATTTCAAGGCTGCGCCGGCACGTAAGGGTCCCTATCTCAGTCCACTGTCACAACGACCTAGGCCTAGCTACCGCCAACTCGCTGGCAGCAGCTGTCGCTGGGGCTCGGCAGGTTCAAGTTACAGTAAATGGCCTAGGCGAGAGGGCTGGCCACGCTAGCCTCGAGCAGGTGGTCGTTGGCCTAGAGCTACTTTACGGCGGGTCGACGGGCATTAAGAAGGAGCTAATAACCGAGGTGTCGAGGCTAGTCGAGAAGTACAGCTTAGTATTCAACCCTCCGAACTACCCTATAGTCGGCAGGAACGCCTTTGCACACCGATCGGGGATTCACGTGCACGGAGTAATAGAGGAGCCCGCTTGCTACGAGCCCTTCGACCCAGGCCTCGTAGGCCAGGCTAGGAGGATAGTGTTTGGAAAGCACTCAGGTAAGCATGGAGTAAGGAGCTTCCTTGAGGGCCTGGGGATTAAGGTTACAGAGGAACAGCTATCTGAAATAGTGGTGAAGATAAGGGAGTTGGGGGAGGTCAAGAAGGCGCTAATGGACGAAGACGTCTTCGCCATAGCCGAGGCAGTTGTAGGAGGGATCCCGGAGGGAGAGAAGCTGCTTAAGCTAAAGGAGCTGATAGTCGTTACCGGGAGCAACGTCACCCCGACGGCCTCAGTGACCATCGAGGCGGAGGGAAGGGAGCTGAGGGCGGCTGAGATTGGAGTAGGGCCTGTAGATGCCTCCGCGAGGGCCATAGAGAAGGCGATAGGGGCCATAGGCCACTACGTGCTCGAGGAGTTTAAAGTAGAGGCGATAACTGGAGGCACGGACTCGTTAGCAAGCGTGGAGATCTCGATTAAAGATAGGTACAACAATAGGTTTAGGGCGAAGGCGGTAGATGACGACATAGTCATGGCCTCAGTCAGCGCCTTAATGGACGCCATAAACAAGGCAATGCTGTACGAGAAGCTGAGGGCGAAGAGCTCTCTACAAACGTAG